The following proteins come from a genomic window of Diadema setosum chromosome 20, eeDiaSeto1, whole genome shotgun sequence:
- the LOC140243485 gene encoding galanin receptor 2a-like — MASREWPDEFTTSHTSPTLGQEWLWLPVEWTWWVVTQLILSVVGIVGNLLVMTVIFRRGRSQFATDVLIASLAFADFCTSLWMIPRPHAVVLPRTWVGRLYCRLEYSNIFMWISAVASVFTLSVISVERFLAVAYPFRFKHWFTARRSLSIVAFNWLLSALLNSFVIVISEHDINTNSCVTLLLSRVANASSGAILFLCKYVIPITIMIGSHCGITKELRAQTQSFQVDGEVPAPVLKIIKTMHDMTRTVFIVVVLFIVCWSPDQICFFLFNLGLYPAYLYSDVYRVFVCLAFINSCCNPFIYSARNRKFRRALRELCGCQRNFSGKILSPIFGAAKSSVLRKMGK; from the coding sequence ATGGCATCAAGGGAGTGGCCGGATGAATTCACGACGAGCCACACCTCCCCCACCTTAGGCCAAGAGTGGCTATGGCTACCAGTCGAGTGGACATGGTGGGTGGTCACCCAGCTCATCCTCTCCGTCGTCGGCATCGTGGGTAACCTCTTGGTCATGACCGTCATCTTCCGTCGTGGTCGATCTCAGTTTGCTACCGACGTCCTCATCGCTAGTCTCGCTTTTGCCGACTTCTGCACCTCTCTGTGGATGATTCCCCGACCTCATGCAGTCGTTCTCCCGAGGACGTGGGTCGGCAGGTTGTACTGTCGTCTCGAGTACTCAAACATCTTCATGTGGATATCGGCAGTGGCGTCCGTGTTCACGCTGTCTGTAATCAGCGTTGAACGCTTCCTTGCCGTGGCCTATCCCTTCCGATTCAAGCATTGGTTTACGGCCAGACGATCTCTCTCTATTGTTGCCTTCAATTGGCTACTGTCCGCCCTGTTGAACTCATTTGTCATTGTGATTTCCGAGCATGACATCAACACAAACAGCTGTGTGACTTTACTTCTCTCCAGAGTAGCGAATGCTTCTTCTGGAGCCATACTTTTCTTGTGTAAGTACGTTATACCCATTACCATCATGATTGGCAGCCATTGTGGGATTACTAAAGAACTTCGGGCGCAGACACAAAGTTTTCAAGTGGATGGTGAGGTACCAGCGCCTGTTTTGAAAATCATAAAGACGATGCACGACATGACAAGGACCGTATTCATCGTGGTCGTTCTCTTTATTGTGTGCTGGAGCCCTGATCAGATATGTTTTTTCCTCTTCAACCTGGGACTTTACCCAGCCTACCTCTACTCGGACGTTTATCGCGTTTTCGTTTGTTTAGCTTTTATCAACTCATGCTGTAATCCTTTCATATACAGCGCTAGAAATCGTAAATTTCGACGAGCGTTGAGAGAACTTTGCGGTTGCCAGAGAAACTTTTCAGGAAAGATTCTTTCACCGATATTTGGTGCAGCAAAGTCCTCAGTGTTAAGAAAAATGGGCAAATAA
- the LOC140243484 gene encoding kappa-type opioid receptor-like yields the protein MMNPNTTVNSNVASVATAMTTGDAYNLTEASDWRWTPVTWSAAMIVQLLLSILGIVGNAIVLIVLFQRRSSKRSTDILIGGLAAADFLTSIFMIPQPRLSGAPDTALGNAACKLIYSSIFLWITISASVFTLTAISIERYIAVLHPIQFKGWVSFKKLTVWFIIIWVLAIAINCRTFGTTKVDSVEGKCVVRYPTQASQQALGVFVFVLRFIIPVMIMLTSYLLIARSLRLRSQRLTKKNEIKLDTGSSVSRSFLVARGKVIKLMFVVIITFIICWTPDSLGLLAYNLHLVDRSYLYSPLYSVFVSLAFFNTCANPIIYTIRYAEFRSAVRDLLLCSESVKTSLFGKDSDTPDDSTPRLKKAAKVQTII from the exons ATGATGAATCCAAATACTACTGTAAACTCGAATGTCGCATCAGTTGC TACTGCAATGACCACAGGTGACGCCTATAACTTAACCGAAGCCTCTGATTGGCGGTGGACGCCTGTCACGTGGTCTGCAGCGATGATCGTCCAACTTCTATTGTCGATCCTCGGTATCGTAGGAAATGCAATCGTTTTGATTGTTCTTTTTCAACGGAGGTCATCCAAAAGGTCCACGGATATTCTTATCGGAGGACTGGCGGCAGCAGATTTTCTTACCTCGATTTTTATGATACCTCAGCCTAGACTATCCGGGGCTCCAGACACCGCTCTCGGTAATGCAGCGTGTAAATTAATCTATTCCTCTATTTTTCTCTGGATAACAATAAGTGCCTCCGTGTTCACACTTACTGCTATATCCATCGAGCGATATATCGCTGTGCTACATCCGATTCAGTTCAAAGGGTGGGTGTCGTTCAAAAAACTTACTGTCTGGTTCATCATCATATGGGTGTTGGCAATTGCAATCAACTGTCGCACGTTTGGGACCACGAAAGTCGACAGCGTGGAAGGAAAGTGCGTCGTAAGATACCCAACGCAAGCTTCTCAGCAAGCGCTCGGAGTCTTCGTTTTCGTGTTGAGATTTATCATCCCAGTCATGATTATGCTGACGTCATACTTACTCATCGCTCGTTCACTCCGCTTGAGGTCGCAACGCCTGAcaaagaagaatgaaataaagctGGACACAGGTAGTTCCGTGTCGCGAAGTTTTCTTGTCGCTAGAGGCAAAGTCATCAAGCTCATGTTTGTGGTCATCATCACTTTTATAATTTGCTGGACTCCCGACAGTCTTGGCTTGCTGGCTTACAACCTCCATTTGGTGGACCGTTCGTACCTTTACAGCCCGCTGTATTCAGTGTTCGTGTCCCTAGCGTTCTTCAACACCTGCGCTAACCCGATAATCTACACCATCAGGTATGCCGAGTTTCGATCGGCTGTCAGAGACCTGCTGCTGTGTTCGGAGTCAGTGAAGACTTCCCTCTTTGGAAAGGACTCTGACACTCCAGATGACAGCACTCCGCGGTTAAAAAAAGCGGCTAAAGTTCAAACCATCATTTAG